A region of the Melanotaenia boesemani isolate fMelBoe1 chromosome 6, fMelBoe1.pri, whole genome shotgun sequence genome:
GGTTAACATTGCACTCAACACTCGTATGGAGGTCAGTACACAGTAGCACAGCGCAAAACAACAGAGCACAACACAGCAGGGCATAGTGCAGATACAGTAGAAAACTGTATACCTCAGGACAACATTACAAAGcacagcaaaagagaaacaactCAGCAATACTGAGTTTTGAGGCAATTCAGTCCAGCTCAGCATGAGTTTGGTTTCACAGCAAAGTGCAGACTTGTCCATTGCAGCAAAATGAAAACTAGAAAGTTTCTATGAAGCTAGTATGACTTTAGAATTATGTTTATCAGTATTTTCTCTTCATGCTGATGTGAGCGCTGTGTTTCTCAGCTTCAGCAGGAGCTCCAGGCcatgaagcagcagcaggaacttGCAGAGAAGGAGCGTCGTTTggaacagcagcaacaacagaacCAGCAGGAGAAAGAGCAGGAGAGACATCGACGAGAGCAGCATGTCTCCAGCCTGAGCCTCAGGGGCAAGGAGCGCTCCCGAGAGAGTAAGAACTTGAAACCGTCATCATCACCATTTCCTTACTGTGAAgagcagaaataaaacatagtaataataatttaaaagaaagttaGTAGCCACAGGCAAAGGTAGGCATGTCGTTCAGCTGTTGCAATATTTCTTTAATGCATTGCGTTAGCAGTGGGACCTGAGTATAATAATGAATATAACCTCTGAATAGAAGAACTTTATAGTTGAACATTCCAATAACTGAGAAAATGTTTGGTATTCCCTCTGGGCCATGCACATGTTCTGTTATCGTCATTATTACAAGGACCTTCAAGTTATCTGTCAGAGTTTCCTTTGTGGTCATGTTTAATTTACCCATAAACATTCTGTTgtaaaaaaatcctgtttggCTGCAAAGACTAGCTTTGGTAAATGTTAAattcttttttagattttcttgaTCTGTTTGAATAACTATTATCTGCTTACAAATAAGATCAAAACAAgaatcaaacataaaaatgaatctATGTTAACCTTAGTTATATTTAGGGACAGGGCAACATTACAAAGTGCAGCAAAGTGTAGCAGAttttttgattattattttttcagtttgagTTTATTCAGCAGTGAGCAGGTGAAgtcaaatgcattttaaattagGATGGTTTCTGTAGCATATATATCAGAAATTGAGCAAGTAAAGAACAGCCAAAGCAatttatgtttgcattttatttgttaagCAGCCCTGTAAGACCATCTCCTTGTGTTTAAATGACTCAGTAATTTCAAGTGTATCACATTTTGAGCTATGCCTGCAAGgataaaaacttatttatttttcttattatttaggataattttattgctatttgtgaaattaaaaactgctactTGTGTAAAGACCTGTCAATGTCAGCTCAAACTGAACTGGAGAATTAAAGGGAACAGGCAAATTACAGTGATACTGCTGTGTTTTTAGAGCCCGATAAAGAAATACTGATAATGGGGGCTTGGTACTTAACCATTACATGCAACTGATGACATAAAGTTGGCCAGTGACATTTAAGCCTTAGGCGAAAATGTCTTTGAATAGCATGATGGAAATAGTGCAAAATATAATGTTTCATTACTGTTTTTACCTTATAACTAATAATAGAAAGAATTTATGACTTTGTCAAGTCAGGTAATTCGAAACTGTTTTCTGCAACTGTAGCCATCAGATGAGAGAGAAGTTCTCTGCTGTTTCACTTATGCATCATCCTGTTTGACCACTAGGGGGAGATGTTCTTACATAAGTTTGGCTGctcagaaaatgagagaaaacagTCAAAAAAAATTATAGAGAAGAATGCTTTAGTTTCTTTGGGAACTATTTAAAGCGTAGCTATAACCTTGTCAGAGGAAACCCCTTTTTTAAGAACATGAAAGTTAACATGATTAAAGATCCAGACAATTGCACGTTAGGGTAACCCCAATCCCTTTGTTTCCGTCTTTTGGTCTCACAGGTGCGGTGGCCAGTACAGAAGTGAAGCAGAAACTCCAAGAGTTTCTGTTGAGCAAATCAGCAAAAGATCCTGTCAGCAATGGAGCTAATCATACTTTCATTCACCACCCAAAACTCTGGTACACGTGAGTATTTTCCTTGCTTTCCCCTGAAAGaatgtcataaaaaataaaataatgaattaatacTGTAGTCAAattacacacatgcaaaaaaaaaaacaatccattaATTGACATTTTCTGACCACTCTAAACAATTAATTCATTATCAGGTCTTCTCACCACACATCATTGGACCAAAGCTCTCCACCTCTGGGCGATACATCCCCCATCTGCCAGTATACTCTGCCATCACCCATTGAGAGCAAGGATGACTTTCCCTTGAGGAAGACAGGTTTGTTAatttgcacaaacacacagcataGATATACAAATGCATATACATGCATACTTTATAAATATACATGAATATTGCTATACATACTGCTAGTTGTAAAGCTATGAGAGAGTTTCATTGTATTAATAATGATCTATTCACTGAAATGAGTTGTTAATACAATGAATGTCTTTTTGGTGTAGCAAAGGAGTATTTCCCGAGGGTTGCTGATGACCTGCTAATACCATCAGTTAGGCTCAATTATGACCCCTGCCTCTTACTTCTTCCTCCAGGGTTTAACACAAACTGTCCAAACAAGGGGCACACGCAAAGATTATTCTGAAACATAATAGCTgaatacacacattttttttcatatttttactttacaaattaaaacttactgttatttaaaagaaatctgaaaaattGTCAATATGTAatactacaacaacaacaactactactactactactactactactactactaataataataatattcctAATTTTTATCACAAATTGTTTAGTGGCAAATGGCAGAATTTCTGCAGATACTTATTCCAGAATTATGggctttaaaaacagttttggaAACCAGACACAGGTTCCCACCAAACAGCAGCTTAAGTTTGTTGGTTTAAAGTTTGCTAACCCCTTTGGGAATAACTGTGTAAATAATGCCAGCCTCTCTTTTTTGCACAGGCATAAAAGCATGCCATGGTTAAAGCTTCATAATTTGGCAATGAGGTCACCAAATTATATTatgttcttttcctttctccGTCTATTTTAATTACATTGGAAAACAATATTGTACTTGTTAAGTAAGTGAATGACAGACcagttgttttgtgtgactACACAATTTAGAGATCAAGCAGAACTCTTGTAAAATAACAAGAACAGACATTAGAAATGTAAATACAAGCTTTAAGAGAAATTCTATTTGTTGTAATCTCTTTAATCACTGCCACACTCAGGAAAGACTGAGGTATCTCCTCTAAAATTCTGCTTACATCTTCTGGAAACACCTTTGGACCCACAGGGTAAGGAGTGTAATAATTTGTAGATTGTTTCCAGAAATCACAGACTGGTTAAGGCAGCATTGTTCAGCTTTCAGTACAAGTACAACAATGCAGGTTTaaacaaatataagaaaaagaagcatttcaGTCTGTCTGCTGCTCAAGCTATATTAATGCCttcatttaaagttaaatagtGTGCCCATTTCTGTGCCTCACTGTCATGCATTGATAAAACTGTTTCTTGCTCCTTGAATTCCTGAATCTATATGTGGTCATTTCCTGTTCAGGCCTTCTTCCCccacttcctgtctgtcttCATTAAAGTCCTCTGAGAATTTGGCATGCAAGGGGGATGCACAAAGGTAGTTTTGTTCCCTGAGCCACTGCCTGTCACCGATAACTGATTGGCAGGTGTTGCTGACTTAGAACTGGCACAGGCAGGATGAACCTCGACAGGACTGTTTGTTTAAGCAAAGATAGCTCTCTCAAAACAAAGTAGAAGTGACTTGAATACTTCAAATCAGTTTCCACACTGTTTCATTTGGCCAGAATGCTGAGCACAATCTTAGCTGACTTTGAggttttttggtcatttttaaagaaatgtttaattggCATATTATCACTTGAGCAAGTGATATAAATAACctgttaaaaaatgttatttcatttagtttcttaGGGCTCCTATTATTATAATAGAAATTTCAAAATTTCTGTGACATACTTCTCTTTAGCCCACTTACCCAAAAAGTAGTTTAAAGAATTTCACATAATTAACGAGTTTACCTGGTATATATCCTCTTTGAATTCTTGCGACCAGAATAGGCTGGGCTGACGCCACACGATAGTCTGTGGCAAGAATAGTTCTGGCTTAGCAGTAAGAAGTGCAACACCCTCTCTGATCTTGACCCAGTTACCAAACGTGTAAAATCAGCAGGTGCtggaaagattaaaaataaataaataaataaaaatcatgcaAAAGTTTCTCTGTTATGAAAGCGATGGAGATGGAGAAGCAAGATGGAACAAGATGGGCTggctggctctatggatggatttgagaataaaaagacattGATGGAAAAACACATCATGGGCGTCGTTCCCATGGAAGGtgagggtgttttaacacccCCAACTTCTTCCTTGAAAGGATTCCACAACTTTTCCTGcagtaaagaataaataaataaataaaccgtTTTCCTGTGTTTTGCACAAACTTAGCTggtctagtggctctctggtccTCTTTGTGTCTGTGAAGCGTAGCGTGactcctcctctcttcctctcctgcTGTTCCGTGAATCACACCGGCTGTcaatgatcagctgatcggcttttctgtagCAAGAACCAtctctcttgttgtgtttgttgatcGTTCATGGATGAAACTATCAGTTCATGGTTCATcttgtcacatatttaccccaaattattgtctatatatatatatatatatatatatatgtgtgtgtatatatatgtatagtaaGTCTTAGTAAGGGTTAAGGGCATTAATTTCTACTGTTAAGCAAATACATCCAATAATGTCAGCAAAATGCACTGCAGGTGTCCTGATATACAGAAAATACAGCTCATCTTTTAACACTGCCATCTGTCCAGATCCAGGACAGATGGATGAATAGACACGAGTGCTCATGGTGATGGCAAAGTACTGTCTGATTAAGTGGAGATAGCGCAACCCTTAATGGGATTGATTTATGACTGTGGTGCATTGCAAGCattaatttttgttaaatgagACTTTGCAGCAGAAGTGACCCAGGTGTTCAGTGTACATGGTTTACCTCAGACATCTTTGCCTCCTGTTGCACCGTGCACCagggatttttattttctcccatGGAGACATGTGAAAAAGTGTTTGTTCCTGTGCCGCTGTCTGGCGTTCCCTTGGCGACCAATTGGGATGCGTAGCTTGGTGGCAGCAGTGTGTAAAAATAGAAAGCAATCAAGGCAGCAGGGCGTGAAGCAAATTCATATGACTCCCAACAgtgttttctctgcatttatcTCTCCTGCCTCCTTTATTCCTCCCTCACTCTCTTTCATTCTACCTCACACCCACAGGATTAGAGGTCTGTGCCACGTATTAGGAAGAgggttttgctgtttttgacAAAAGCCAGAAATAGCAGCATCTGGCCCACTCTCTTAGCAGTGCCCCCATCTCTGTTCCTGCTCTCCTCCTGCAGTGTTCCCACGTCATAAGCTGCACTTTGATGTGTATAGTGGTATGTTGTACACTTTGCGAAAGGCCTGTTTAATAATTGATCAGAACTAATAATTGAAACAGGTTGGCTATTGTGTAATGAAGGGTTTACATAACTTCAATAGAGCTTTGTGCTCAAGCTTTTACTCAAAAGACCAGCTTATCTATTCTGCTTGTTTATTTGAGTGTGTAAAGGCAGCAGTGGAATTCCATATGAAGGGATGATGGGAAGTCTACTGTAAAAGAGAAGTCACAGTGACTAGACATGAGCATGGTTCATCAGCTGGGCACAATTTCTTTCTGGTGAATTCATAGAAGTGACGACTGCATCATTCAAAATTGATTTCATGCTTtcattcatgattttttttggaTTATACAATATTTAGACACATTTGTTAGTATAATTTACCAGTAGGTGTTATAGTCTTTTCTATCAAAATTTAGCTCAAGaatttattcttgttttgcATTGtgattctttttcatttttttttttagttaaggTAACAATTTACTAGAACAAGAGACTTTAGATGCCTATTTAAATTCCCAAATACATCTCCATCtatcagattttatttctttgaactACTGACTTTAGTATTATCTAAGAACTAAGTACAATACTTATTGGTTCTGAAACAACGTTgatacaataaaatacaatggCTTAATAAATTTTCAGTGATTACATGGCctacttttttaaaactttctttgATAAGCAGTTATGGACAGAAGAATTTCAAGTGAGTAAAATTCACCCTAGTTAGCTTGAGGTTTAAAATGATTAGATTATCTAAAGTAAGACGCCAATATTTGCTCAAGGTCTCTAAATCCATCATTAAAACCAGATGGAAATTTTGAAAGCAATATGTCTGATGTGAAAGATATTACATCAGCATTGCGGTAGGTCAACACCAAGGGACTGTATTTGTAAGCTTGGATCATTTAAGGCCAAGCTGTGTGTTCGAAATGTGTATTTGGGTATCCTCTGGTTTGCATTAGTGGGAGGGTTGAAACATCTGCCATGTTTTTGTGTTGGTTTAACTGTTGCTACTGTATCAGACTGTGGTCACCAGGGCGGCAGGTAGCGGACTTTTTCACTTAGAGCCAGTGTGTTGCTTAATGTAATTTGGTCCAGATGATGTTGAAATGGGGCCCAATCCTGacccatttaattttttttctgaaacctGCTTGGAATTTCTCTGAAACTTAAAACATGATAGCAAGGTATCATTGTTTACTTTTGATCTGATGTACtctttatttgtaaatatatttccTTTTATCTTTGAACATTATCTTCTAGGACTGTATGAACTGTTTGACTATCTGATACTAGTCAGAGGACACTCATAGATCTTTCATCTCTACAGAATGAGACGTGTTTCTCGTGTGAGCACTGTGACTAAACACACTAATTATCTGTTCCTTATTGTTTAGCATCTGAGCCCAACCTAAAGGTACGATCCAGACTGAAGCAGaaagtggcagagaggagaagtAGCCCAATGCNNNNNNNNNNNNNNNNNNNNNNNNNNNNNNNNNNNNNNNNNNNNNNNNNNNNNNNNNNNNNNNNNNNNNNNNNNNNNNNNNNNNNNNNNNNNNNNNNNNNTTAAGAGAAGAGATGGAAACATCATGACTCCTTACAAGAAGAGAGCTCTGGAGCTAATGGGTATGTCACAATGCAACACTGTAACTATAGCAACGTGTACATGGCACTTTTAATCCGATCGaacgtccaatcagaataaaaatgcatcatgttaACATGATAACATGTCAGTTAGAATCTCCAATCGGATTGATTTCGATCGaatagataaaatatttgtccatgtaaaagTAGCTCTTATTGTTCTTTTACAATGTATTCAGAAAAGTCACagcatgttatttattttattttttcaaaacatCGGTCTAtacatgttaatgtttttatagttgTTGTAGAGTTGTATTCTAGTCAGTCATGTGATTCTGTGGTAAAtagtatttaaaaaacaataacaaaaaccagtaaaaaaaaaaatacaatccaCAAACAAAAAGTTCTAATCAAGTAGCTATGTCCATACAAATTCAGATGTTCTGACACTGCGCTCTCTGTGCATCTGTGTCATGTTTTGAATGTGAACATGTAAACTCCTTGATGTTTCGTAGACTCTTCAGCAATTAACAGCGCCCCTGGATCTGGCCCCAGCTCTCCCATAGGGGCCTCAAGTGCCTTAGGGGCTGAAAATGGACCTTCCTCTCTGCCAACCACCACAAAAACCGAGGTCTGTATATAAATCACAAGCATAGCTATTTAATTGCCCAACCCcacaaaaatagataaataaaataaataaaaaaagaaaaaaggtgaaaacaaTAATTTTGTACAGGAGCACTGTATTCCTCTGCTTGCAGCtataaaaacagccagttgCCCTCTGCCTGTTTCACTCCAGTGAAAATGACTTCCTATTCTTAACAATAAAAGGCACAGCTTGACCCATGTCTGATTACCCCATATTTACCTTCATTAAAACGATACTGTACATAAAAAGTTTTCAAATGCTAAATGTCACAGTAGATTTCTTTTAATCTACCAAATGTTTTGTTCTATCAGATCTACTGCACAATcaacttaactttttttttttttttttaaagaaaatgagtgTGTAGCTTGGCTGCTAGGCTGTTGTTGGCTTGTCACAGTATTTCTGTCATTGTCCTGGCTGCCTTTCTGCACTGAGTTGTTCTGAGGCGTTTCCCAATAGGTTCATGGCTGACTTACTGACCAGAACTCCCTTTAGACTAAGCGCACAAGGCAGGCTATTATAGAATGTGGCTGATATGACACATCTCTGAACAATCTCAacagagcagctgtgttttcCTTAACCATCACTGTTTACTCTCCCAGGGACCTCCAGTGACATAGAGAAGGGAGAAACGCCCTGACACAGGGCTGAAGGTTGGGGCTTAGGGAGACAGACGAACTGTGGATTTTAATTGATATCCCAGGCACTGGTAGCCAAAGACACCCACATGCtaacaacataaacacacaggaTTGCTATTGTATCAGCCCAAGCTGAGAATCTCTTGAAAGACATTGGTTGACTGCAGGGCTGCTAGTGGACCCCATGCCTGTTACAAAAGCAAGGCGTGTTTGTGCACTGTTACATTAGGTATCCTTTTTCAGAGGAAACGGGTCCCTTGGGTCAAATATGGGCCGGATATCCACATACAGGTCACTGAGTACTGGTAGGGGTTGGAAGGATAAACATGGCTGTTCCAAAACCACATGCTGGTCCACTGCTCTGCTGGGTACAGGAAGTATGCCCCAGTGCTGATGTTCTGTGAGAGAGTAGCCTGAGGGTGGTTACTACTAGGGAGTAAAAACAGGCGACTGGTTGCCTGGGACTGAAGAACAGAGGTTGGTGCCGTAGATTAAGAGATTTCCACTGATTTTTAATAGTGTATCATCTGGGCTATTGATCATCACAACACATTAATATTTATGCCACTGCTCATGTTgccttttcatttattaattttttttaaattgagatTTAGCTTAATGTACTTGGTCATATAATGCATTTTAATCCACATATATACTCAATGCATTCAATACATTCATGCTTGTGGGATTAacatggaataaaataaaataaattaaaataaacaaaaacaatgtttaaataGGGAGTAGCATTTTCTCTACTTATTTATGAGAATGAAATCAGTCCTGAGTTGCACAACATAGTGAATTCAGTTTGTCCAGCAAGAAGAGAAATGCTCCAActtaatagcttttttttttagctgcaaCCAGTAGAATGTTCATCAGCTATTTGACTTTTTTCAACCAGTTCTGGGGTATAATTCCAAAGTACATTATCTTAATTTCAAGAGGTTTCAAATCCTTGAAAAAACCTTGCAATGCCTTATGTATCCCTTTCCAATAATCTCTGACCGGGCAGTCCCAAAAAAAGATGGTAGGGGTTTGCATTTTGATTATTACAATTCCTCCAACACTCCGAGGTGGTTTCATTGTAATGGGATTTCTGAAAagttgtgataaaaaaaaaaatcttattaagCATTTCCAACTGTATTCCCTTCATTTCTGTGAACCAATACACTTCCATAGGTATGACCACACGGTTGTTCTCCCTAGTTATATTTATCCCTCGATCCTGCTCCCACCTTGTCTTAATGTTTGTGGTTTTAAGAATTAACAACCACTGGTTTATACACATGTTGCCTTTTAAATGTGCCTGTTTTGGGATTCTTAAATCTGCCACCTCTTCTTAAATCTTTCACTCTTGCTCTGTCCTGATGTTTTATGTAGAGATGGCCTTCCCAGCCGAGATTATTTCGACCTGAGGGCTCCGTGTCCATGCTGAGCTTGTACACGTCTCCATCTTTACCCAACATCTCCTTGGGGCTTTCAAGTGCATCCTCACCAATTAGTGTGAGTACAAGTTTTGCAGATGTCTGTACATGAAATCTCGCTATGTACACCACTATAGTCATTTGCTTAATGTAGGATTGTCCTTATAGTGAAAGCTGCTAAACTTGCCATCAGTGGTCTGAATTCTGTGTAACCACAGGTCATTGACCTTTCCCCCCCAAATGATTTTATTGACCTTAGATAAATATTGTTCTGCAGTGTCTTGTGTCAGGCATGCTCTTATCCTCCCCTATTACCTCATTTatcacagcttttaaaaagtCCAAGTGAGCTCAAGAGCAACTCCTGATAACATAGCACATGATATATCATTTTTAGCTCTGTGGCACATTCCACAGAAGCCTGTTCATCAGCTTCTAACCAAATTTGCAACCACAagaattattttaattcagaaaGAATAGTTAGTATGTTTAAACTATGCTTATCAAAAACACTGCAATACATGACCACAAGCCATAGCATTATTTTACCATCTATCTCTTCCTCTAGGCGGCAATGGGCTTAAAAGACAGGTcaacagaaattaaacatgGGTTGCCTGGGCACCTGCTGGGCCCTGTGCCCCTTCAGACAGGCCTGGAGTCTAAAGTGAGCCCCAGCCACCAGGCTCTCCTCCAACACCTCCTTCAGAAGGAGCAAATGAGGCAGCAGAAGATGATCTCTTCTGGTAAGACTTACCTAATTTCAATAATTATTATCCTCCTTTGAGTTGTGTTATGTTACATATTTCATTCAGTAATTGCAACtaatttacaatatttttttgcCATACTTaagaatatttatatattctcTGTGACAAGGTCAAGGATCCTTGACATCCCATCCCCAGTCACCCTTGGCCATGAAGGATCGCCCCTCCAGCAGTCGGCCTAAATTACCAAAACACCGACCCTTGAACAGAACGCAGTCGGCACCGCTGCCTCAGAATACACTGGCCCAACTCGTTatccagcagcagcaccagcacTTCCTGGA
Encoded here:
- the hdac9b gene encoding histone deacetylase 9-B isoform X1, with the translated sequence MLQTIYEGESSFSTTEGHVGHQQLPSQSKMHNVNNSVDIKPDVPLAVEPLSPLDLRTDLRMLGPGSDPGLWERQLQQELLLIQKQQQIQKQLLISEFQKQHEKLTRQHQAQLQEHLKVNIALNTRMELQQELQAMKQQQELAEKERRLEQQQQQNQQEKEQERHRREQHVSSLSLRGKERSRESLTGAVASTEVKQKLQEFLLSKSAKDPVSNGANHTFIHHPKLWYTSSHHTSLDQSSPPLGDTSPICQYTLPSPIESKDDFPLRKTASEPNLKVRSRLKQKVAERRSSPMLKRRDGNIMTPYKKRALELMDSSAINSAPGSGPSSPIGASSALGAENGPSSLPTTTKTERWPSQPRLFRPEGSVSMLSLYTSPSLPNISLGLSSASSPISAAMGLKDRSTEIKHGLPGHLLGPVPLQTGLESKVSPSHQALLQHLLQKEQMRQQKMISSGQGSLTSHPQSPLAMKDRPSSSRPKLPKHRPLNRTQSAPLPQNTLAQLVIQQQHQHFLEKQKQYQQQVHINKLLSKSIEQLRQPSTHLQESEEEQEEQQHREETESMQEDRLPPRGVIRKHMLSSSSSSSSGSSSELPDAHCGVIKVKEEPADSEDEALTNQRLESEQNTYLHQVKGRLVIRAMI
- the hdac9b gene encoding histone deacetylase 9-B isoform X5, which gives rise to MLQTIYEGESSFSTTEGHVGHQQLPSQSKMHNVNNSVDIKPDVPLAVEPLSPLDLRTDLRMLGPGSDPGLWERQLQQELLLIQKQQQIQKQLLISEFQKQHEKLTRQHQAQLQEHLKLQQELQAMKQQQELAEKERRLEQQQQQNQQEKEQERHRREQHVSSLSLRGKERSRESAVASTEVKQKLQEFLLSKSAKDPVSNGANHTFIHHPKLWYTSSHHTSLDQSSPPLGDTSPICQYTLPSPIESKDDFPLRKTASEPNLKVRSRLKQKVAERRSSPMLKRRDGNIMTPYKKRALELMDSSAINSAPGSGPSSPIGASSALGAENGPSSLPTTTKTERWPSQPRLFRPEGSVSMLSLYTSPSLPNISLGLSSASSPISAAMGLKDRSTEIKHGLPGHLLGPVPLQTGLESKVSPSHQALLQHLLQKEQMRQQKMISSGQGSLTSHPQSPLAMKDRPSSSRPKLPKHRPLNRTQSAPLPQNTLAQLVIQQQHQHFLEKQKQYQQQVHINKLLSKSIEQLRQPSTHLQESEEEQEEQQHREETESMQEDRLPPRGVIRKHMLSSSSSSSSGSSSELPDAHCGVIKVKEEPADSEDEALTNQRLESEQNTYLHQVKGRLVIRAMI
- the hdac9b gene encoding histone deacetylase 9-B isoform X3, whose protein sequence is MLQTIYEGESSFSTTEGHVGHQQLPSQSKMHNVNNSVDIKPDVPLAVEPLSPLDLRTDLRMLGPGSDPGLWERQLQQELLLIQKQQQIQKQLLISEFQKQHEKLTRQHQAQLQEHLKVNIALNTRMELQQELQAMKQQQELAEKERRLEQQQQQNQQEKEQERHRREQHVSSLSLRGKERSRESAVASTEVKQKLQEFLLSKSAKDPVSNGANHTFIHHPKLWYTSSHHTSLDQSSPPLGDTSPICQYTLPSPIESKDDFPLRKTASEPNLKVRSRLKQKVAERRSSPMLKRRDGNIMTPYKKRALELMDSSAINSAPGSGPSSPIGASSALGAENGPSSLPTTTKTERWPSQPRLFRPEGSVSMLSLYTSPSLPNISLGLSSASSPISAAMGLKDRSTEIKHGLPGHLLGPVPLQTGLESKVSPSHQALLQHLLQKEQMRQQKMISSGQGSLTSHPQSPLAMKDRPSSSRPKLPKHRPLNRTQSAPLPQNTLAQLVIQQQHQHFLEKQKQYQQQVHINKLLSKSIEQLRQPSTHLQESEEEQEEQQHREETESMQEDRLPPRGVIRKHMLSSSSSSSSGSSSELPDAHCGVIKVKEEPADSEDEALTNQRLESEQNTYLHQVKGRLVIRAMI
- the hdac9b gene encoding histone deacetylase 9-B isoform X4, with product MLQTIYEGESSFSTTEGHVGHQQLPSQSKMHNVNNSVDIKPDVPLAVEPLSPLDLRTDLRMLGPGSDPGLWERQLQQELLLIQKQQQIQKQLLISEFQKQHEKLTRQHQAQLQEHLKLQQELQAMKQQQELAEKERRLEQQQQQNQQEKEQERHRREQHVSSLSLRGKERSRESLTGAVASTEVKQKLQEFLLSKSAKDPVSNGANHTFIHHPKLWYTSSHHTSLDQSSPPLGDTSPICQYTLPSPIESKDDFPLRKTASEPNLKVRSRLKQKVAERRSSPMLKRRDGNIMTPYKKRALELMDSSAINSAPGSGPSSPIGASSALGAENGPSSLPTTTKTERWPSQPRLFRPEGSVSMLSLYTSPSLPNISLGLSSASSPISAAMGLKDRSTEIKHGLPGHLLGPVPLQTGLESKVSPSHQALLQHLLQKEQMRQQKMISSGQGSLTSHPQSPLAMKDRPSSSRPKLPKHRPLNRTQSAPLPQNTLAQLVIQQQHQHFLEKQKQYQQQVHINKLLSKSIEQLRQPSTHLQESEEEQEEQQHREETESMQEDRLPPRGVIRKHMLSSSSSSSSGSSSELPDAHCGVIKVKEEPADSEDEALTNQRLESEQNTYLHQVKGRLVIRAMI
- the hdac9b gene encoding histone deacetylase 9-B isoform X2, translating into MLQTIYEGESSFSTTEGHVGHQQLPSQSKMHNVNNSDIKPDVPLAVEPLSPLDLRTDLRMLGPGSDPGLWERQLQQELLLIQKQQQIQKQLLISEFQKQHEKLTRQHQAQLQEHLKVNIALNTRMELQQELQAMKQQQELAEKERRLEQQQQQNQQEKEQERHRREQHVSSLSLRGKERSRESLTGAVASTEVKQKLQEFLLSKSAKDPVSNGANHTFIHHPKLWYTSSHHTSLDQSSPPLGDTSPICQYTLPSPIESKDDFPLRKTASEPNLKVRSRLKQKVAERRSSPMLKRRDGNIMTPYKKRALELMDSSAINSAPGSGPSSPIGASSALGAENGPSSLPTTTKTERWPSQPRLFRPEGSVSMLSLYTSPSLPNISLGLSSASSPISAAMGLKDRSTEIKHGLPGHLLGPVPLQTGLESKVSPSHQALLQHLLQKEQMRQQKMISSGQGSLTSHPQSPLAMKDRPSSSRPKLPKHRPLNRTQSAPLPQNTLAQLVIQQQHQHFLEKQKQYQQQVHINKLLSKSIEQLRQPSTHLQESEEEQEEQQHREETESMQEDRLPPRGVIRKHMLSSSSSSSSGSSSELPDAHCGVIKVKEEPADSEDEALTNQRLESEQNTYLHQVKGRLVIRAMI
- the hdac9b gene encoding histone deacetylase 9-B isoform X6 translates to MLGPGSDPGLWERQLQQELLLIQKQQQIQKQLLISEFQKQHEKLTRQHQAQLQEHLKVNIALNTRMELQQELQAMKQQQELAEKERRLEQQQQQNQQEKEQERHRREQHVSSLSLRGKERSRESLTGAVASTEVKQKLQEFLLSKSAKDPVSNGANHTFIHHPKLWYTSSHHTSLDQSSPPLGDTSPICQYTLPSPIESKDDFPLRKTASEPNLKVRSRLKQKVAERRSSPMLKRRDGNIMTPYKKRALELMDSSAINSAPGSGPSSPIGASSALGAENGPSSLPTTTKTERWPSQPRLFRPEGSVSMLSLYTSPSLPNISLGLSSASSPISAAMGLKDRSTEIKHGLPGHLLGPVPLQTGLESKVSPSHQALLQHLLQKEQMRQQKMISSGQGSLTSHPQSPLAMKDRPSSSRPKLPKHRPLNRTQSAPLPQNTLAQLVIQQQHQHFLEKQKQYQQQVHINKLLSKSIEQLRQPSTHLQESEEEQEEQQHREETESMQEDRLPPRGVIRKHMLSSSSSSSSGSSSELPDAHCGVIKVKEEPADSEDEALTNQRLESEQNTYLHQVKGRLVIRAMI